In the genome of Polaribacter atrinae, one region contains:
- a CDS encoding type IV pili methyl-accepting chemotaxis transducer N-terminal domain-containing protein → MTKNGNSLDQRTFNKLSRLYIIALSAIALTIIISQVLIRNHLETQKSDSTVINVAGRQRMLSQKLTKEIVSLSDYSDKKNRLRLKNNISETLYLWKLSHNALQKGNDSLGLPEHNSDKIKSEFKAINPVFNTIEKASKTILQKLEDATISIDELAFEIEKVTKNEGSFLLMMDEIVNQYNVEADKKIAWLKKLELFLMSCTLLILLGEFLFIFWPTAKSVKATLSELLFAEKRAKKMAFDADELSLSKEKSIKELRALSHAMDETLLFARTSPSGNLIHMGNKFSRLFKLSKSNKEVLIWNVLSNNENEQLFIENLISKHKKTGWQGEVKATIKGDVDIWLEMSLVPYRPTEDRSELLIIASEITERKAAQTEIERLTKANFEEKMSQQKIISSKIIENQEKEQNRIAKDVHDGIGQMLTGLKYNLESINMNDIEKTTSKIEHLKELTTNIIKGVRTATFNLTPPELSDHGIVPAITKLTQELGRLTGKEIMFYNKTDFNDRLDSLVEINIYRITQEAINNAIKYADSSHILVSLSHSKNILSIVIDDDGQGFEPSKVKKVKNGDGGMGMTFMKERIKYIDGRLFLNSELGKGTRVTLNIPI, encoded by the coding sequence ATGACTAAAAACGGCAATTCATTAGACCAAAGAACGTTTAATAAATTAAGCCGTTTGTATATTATTGCGTTAAGTGCCATTGCGCTTACAATAATTATCAGTCAAGTTTTAATTCGCAATCATTTAGAAACTCAAAAAAGTGATTCTACCGTAATTAATGTTGCTGGTAGACAAAGAATGCTGAGTCAGAAATTAACCAAAGAAATTGTTTCCCTTTCTGATTATTCTGATAAAAAAAACAGACTTCGACTTAAAAATAATATCTCAGAAACTCTCTATTTATGGAAGTTATCGCACAATGCACTTCAAAAGGGAAATGACAGTTTAGGGCTTCCTGAACATAATAGCGATAAAATTAAAAGTGAATTTAAAGCGATTAATCCTGTTTTTAATACTATTGAAAAAGCTTCAAAAACAATTTTACAAAAGTTAGAAGATGCTACAATTTCTATTGATGAATTAGCATTCGAAATTGAAAAAGTAACCAAAAACGAAGGTTCTTTTTTATTGATGATGGATGAAATTGTAAATCAATACAATGTAGAAGCCGATAAAAAAATAGCTTGGTTAAAAAAGTTAGAATTGTTTTTAATGTCTTGTACATTATTAATTCTTTTAGGAGAATTTTTATTCATTTTTTGGCCAACTGCAAAATCCGTAAAAGCAACACTCTCAGAATTATTATTTGCAGAAAAAAGAGCTAAAAAAATGGCTTTTGATGCAGATGAGCTAAGCCTTTCTAAAGAAAAATCAATAAAAGAATTACGTGCTTTAAGTCATGCGATGGATGAAACGTTGTTGTTTGCAAGAACTTCTCCAAGCGGCAATTTAATTCATATGGGAAATAAGTTTTCTCGTTTGTTTAAATTATCAAAATCGAACAAAGAAGTATTGATTTGGAATGTTTTATCTAACAATGAAAACGAACAATTATTTATTGAAAATTTAATTAGTAAACATAAAAAAACAGGTTGGCAAGGAGAGGTAAAAGCAACCATAAAAGGAGATGTAGATATTTGGTTAGAAATGTCTTTAGTGCCTTATAGACCAACAGAAGATAGGTCTGAATTGTTAATTATTGCTTCAGAAATTACCGAAAGAAAAGCGGCTCAAACAGAAATTGAAAGACTTACAAAGGCCAATTTTGAAGAGAAAATGAGTCAGCAAAAAATAATCTCAAGCAAGATTATTGAAAATCAAGAAAAAGAACAAAACAGAATTGCTAAAGACGTTCATGACGGAATTGGACAAATGCTTACAGGATTAAAATACAATCTAGAAAGCATCAATATGAATGATATTGAGAAAACAACGTCTAAAATAGAACACCTAAAAGAATTAACCACCAACATTATAAAAGGAGTTAGAACCGCTACTTTTAACTTAACTCCGCCAGAATTATCAGATCACGGAATTGTGCCTGCCATAACCAAATTAACACAAGAATTGGGTAGATTAACAGGTAAAGAAATTATGTTTTATAACAAAACAGATTTTAATGATCGTTTAGATTCTTTGGTTGAAATTAATATTTATAGAATTACCCAAGAAGCAATTAATAATGCTATTAAATATGCAGATTCTTCACATATTTTAGTGTCACTTTCTCACAGTAAAAATATTTTAAGTATTGTTATTGATGATGATGGCCAAGGTTTTGAACCATCGAAAGTAAAGAAAGTAAAAAACGGAGATGGAGGCATGGGAATGACCTTTATGAAAGAAAGAATTAAATATATTGATGGTCGTTTATTCTTAAATTCAGAATTAGGAAAAGGGACAAGAGTTACTTTGAATATTCCTATTTAA
- a CDS encoding response regulator transcription factor — translation MINVVLADDHVLVRDGIKALLEDQSGITVIDEASNGKEALEVIAKNKPHVLIVDIRMPEMNGIEVVAEITKQKIDVKTLVLSMHDSEEYVLKSIQAGADGYLLKGASKEEFLKAVNNVAAGDKYFTGDVSTIIMNNFVSGKTSKVIEEQKEVKVAPFKLTKRERQILNLVLELKNNKDIAEELSISKRTAEVHRFNLMKKLEAKNLQELTNKAKEYQLI, via the coding sequence ATGATAAATGTAGTTTTAGCAGACGACCACGTTTTGGTAAGAGATGGAATAAAAGCACTTTTAGAAGATCAATCAGGAATTACCGTAATTGATGAAGCTTCTAACGGAAAAGAGGCTTTAGAAGTTATTGCTAAAAATAAACCTCATGTACTTATTGTAGATATTCGTATGCCAGAAATGAACGGAATTGAAGTGGTTGCAGAAATTACAAAACAGAAAATAGATGTAAAAACCTTAGTGCTTTCTATGCACGATTCTGAAGAGTATGTTTTAAAATCTATACAAGCAGGTGCAGATGGGTATTTGTTAAAAGGAGCTAGTAAAGAAGAGTTTTTAAAAGCGGTAAATAATGTAGCCGCTGGCGATAAGTATTTTACGGGTGATGTTTCTACCATTATAATGAACAACTTTGTAAGCGGAAAAACGAGTAAAGTTATTGAGGAGCAAAAAGAAGTTAAAGTTGCGCCTTTTAAACTAACTAAAAGAGAAAGACAAATACTTAATTTAGTTTTAGAATTAAAGAATAATAAAGATATTGCAGAAGAATTGTCTATTAGTAAGCGTACTGCAGAGGTGCATCGTTTTAATTTAATGAAGAAATTAGAGGCTAAAAACCTACAAGAATTAACAAATAAGGCCAAAGAGTATCAGTTGATATAG